The following proteins come from a genomic window of Lycium ferocissimum isolate CSIRO_LF1 chromosome 4, AGI_CSIRO_Lferr_CH_V1, whole genome shotgun sequence:
- the LOC132054688 gene encoding WUSCHEL-related homeobox 3-like codes for MPRPRWKPTPHQLMILQDLYRKGLTNPNSSQVQMITANLSMYGKIQWKNVFYWFQNHKARERQSMRKKLFQQMQKYTNDDAQNPPSPPPPSSNTAAVNYQLYPNSPTIFLHQVEATDASPHMVNYLREINCMMKTNGGDWILMTNEGSSSIVHCSNNRPLRTLELFPVAATGFKD; via the exons ATGCCTAGACCTAGATGGAAACCAACTCCACATCAACTGATGATATTACAGGATTTGTACAGAAAAGGTTTGACTAATCCAAATTCCTCACAAGTACAAATGATAACTGCCAATCTTTCTATGTATGGAAAGATTCAATGGAAGAATGTGTTTTACTGGTTCCAAAACCACAAAGCTAGAGAAAGGCAAAGCATGAGAAAAAAGCTTTTTCAGCAAATGCAGAAATACACTAATGATGATGCGCAAAAccctccttctcctcctcctccttcttctaaTACTGCTGCTGTTAATTATCAGCTATACCCCAACTCTCCAACTATATTTCTTCATCAG GTTGAAGCAACAGATGCATCACCTCACATGGTGAACTACCTCAGGGAGATCAATTGCATGATGAAGACTAACGGTGGAGATTGGATCTTGATGACAAACGAGGGTTCTTCGAGTATTGTCCATTGCAGCAATAACAGACCTCTAAGAACATTAGAACTTTTCCCTGTCGCAGCGACTGGATTCAAGGATTAG
- the LOC132052814 gene encoding putative respiratory burst oxidase homolog protein H, whose protein sequence is MVPIDNGELSRDNSVKWILENAEIDSDVPDNVNQKSFKKNYSISRRRNGVVPRMGRMQSGASRGLKSLRFLDRTTTGKEGDAWRSVEKRFNQNAVNGRLFREKFGTCIGMGESKEFAGELFDTLARRRKINTEDGITIDEVRGFWEDISTQSLDARLHIFFDMCDKNGDGKLSEEEVKEVLVMSASANKLSKFKQHAATYAALIMEELDPDHLGYIEMWQLEALLRGMVGSEEGEKTLKRSQTLAKTMIPKEYRTPVSKFFYKTSEKIQENWKRIWVLTLWLCINVILFTWKFQQFKRKAAFQIMGYCVCIAKGAGETLKFNMALILFPVCRRTLTKLRETFVGSIFPFDDNINFHKIIALGIAIATFIHTLFHSSCNFVKLTSCPQSKFMTFLGSNFDYHQPSYLDLVASIPGVTGILMTLFMLFSFTLALHSFRRNVIKLPWPFHHLAGFNAFWYAHHLLVLVYILLILHGYFIYLTTEWYKKTTWMYLAVPLLTYATERTLIVYEHSYHVNIIKAVTYTGNVLALYMSKPPGFKYKSGMYLFVKCPDISTFEWHPFSITSAPDDNYLSVHIRTLGDWTTELKTRFEKACEPQAAQSRKGSLVRMETKVYSDVQHSQSEFPKITIKGPYGAPAQNYKKYDILLLIGLGIGATPFISILKDLLNNESESNQQFGESSSNKRGPHRAYFYWVTREQGSFDWFKGVMDDIAEYDHNELIEMHNYLTSVYEEGDARSALIAMVQSLQHAKNGLDVVSDSRIRTHFARPNWKKVFSRLAAVHPSSRIGVFYCGSPTLTKPLRRLCQEFSLNSSTRFNFHKENF, encoded by the exons CCTGGCGAAGTGTGGAGAAACGATTCAATCAAAATGCAGTTAATGGGAGGCTCTTCAGAGAGAAATTTGGGACCTGTATTG GTATGGGAGAAAGCAAGGAATTTGCTGGAGAGTTATTCGATACGTTGGCAAGGCGTAGGAAGATCAACACAGAAGATGGTATAACAATTGATGAAGTGAGAGGATTTTGGGAAGACATATCAACTCAATCTCTTGATGCAAggcttcatattttttttgacAT GTGTGACAAGAATGGTGATGGGAAACTATCAGAGGAAGAGGTAAAGGAG GTTCTAGTGATGAGCGCCTCGGCAAACAAATTGTCAAAATTCAAGCAACATGCAGCGACATACGCAGCTTTAATCATGGAAGAGCTTGATCCTGATCATTTGGGATATATTGAG aTGTGGCAACTTGAAGCTCTACTAAGAGGGATGGTGGGATCAGAAGAAGGGGAAAAAACTCTGAAGAGATCACAAACACTAGCAAAAACCATGATCCCAAAAGAATACAGAACTCCAGTCAGCAAATTCTTTTACAAAACATCAgagaaaatacaagaaaattggaaaagaatatGGGTACTAACATTGTGGTTGTGCATCAACGTAATACTCTTCACTTGGAAGTTTCAACAATTTAAGAGAAAAGCAGCATTTCAGATCATGGGTTATTGCGTTTGTATAGCTAAAGGTGCAGGAGAGACACTTAAGTTCAACATGGCTCTCATTCTTTTTCCTGTATGCAGAAGAACACTTACTAAGCTAAGAGAAACTTTCGTTGGTTCAATTTTTCCATTTGATGATAACATCAATTTCCACAAGATAATTGCATTGGGAATTGCTATCGCGACGTTTATTCACACGCTTTTCCATTCAAGTTGCAATTTTGTGAAACTAACATCATGTCCACAAAGTAAATTTATGACATTTCTTGGAAGCAACTTCGACTACCATCAACCGAGTTACTTGGATCTGGTGGCATCTATCCCTGGCGTAACTGGCATTCTGATGACACTTTTCATGCTTTTCTCGTTCACATTGGCTTTACATTCATTCAGAAGGAACGTCATCAAATTGCCATGGCCGTTCCATCATTTAGCAGGATTTAACGCGTTTTGGTATGCACATCATCTGTTAGTCCTCGTCTACATCCTCTTGATTCTCCACGGATACTTCATATACCTTACTACAGAATGGTACAAAAAGACG ACATGGATGTATCTTGCAGTTCCATTACTTACATATGCTACGGAAAGAACTCTCATCGTCTATGAGCACAGCTAccatgtcaatatcataaag GCTGTCACATATACAGGGAATGTATTAGCATTATACATGAGTAAACCTCCAGGATTCAAGTATAAGAGTGGAATGTACCTTTTTGTTAAATGTCCAGATATATCAACTTTTGAATG GCATCCATTCTCAATCACTTCAGCACCAGACGACAACTATTTAAGTGTCCATATACGTACATTGGGAGACTGGACTACAGAGCTTAAAACCAGATTTGAGAAG GCCTGTGAGCCTCAAGCTGCACAATCAAGGAAGGGAAGTCTTGTTAGAATGGAAACTAAAGTATATTCAGATGTCCAGCACTCTCAATCCGA ATTTCCTAAGATCACTATCAAAGGACCTTATGGTGCACCAGCTCAGAACTACAAGAAATATGATATCCTTCTATTGATTGGCTTGGGAATAGGAGCAACACCATTTATCAGCATTTTAAAGGACCTTCTAAACAATGAATCTGAATCT AATCAGCAATTTGGTGAATCATCAAGTAATAAGAGAGGTCCTCACAGAGCATATTTCTACTGGGTGACAAGAGAACAAGGATCATTTGACTGGTTCAAGGGTGTTATGGATGATATTGCTGAATATGACCATAAT GAATTGATAGAAATGCACAACTATTTGACTAGTGTTTATGAAGAAGGAGATGCTAGATCTGCACTTATTGCAATGGTGCAATCACTACAACATGCTAAAAATGGACTTGATGTTGTCTCCGATAgtcgg ATAAGAACACATTTTGCAAGACCAAATTGGAAAAAGGTATTCTCTCGGTTGGCAGCAGTCCATCCATCTTCTCGAATTG GTGTATTTTACTGCGGAAGTCCAACTCTTACAAAACCACTTAGAAGGCTGTGTCAAGAATTTAGTTTAAATTCATCTACTCGCTTCAATTTCCACAAAGAAAATTTCTAG